The genome window atacatctcataggccgctggtcctcccaaacgtaccaccgttacatctgttcagatctcaaagatctcagatccgctcaatctcttctcaagtaattggaggtttttgggggtccgtcgctgcccgggagcggcggcggattctctacaagaatccccacaacgcactcgaagaactcaaaagaaccaagatcttcgacacttcgttttcctttgtcactaatgaatccttaaacgcatctcgttgatggtgtggtccttgctagtgaattgaagcttaattggcgaagtttcaggagcaggaccacacctcaacagcgccaacttccgcatttctataaataaccacctgaccctctcatctgcttcgctctcgtattctgcacccctccccccccaccccatttctctctgtctgtttcttctttctctcctctccttcataggtccatgagggggtccgtcgctgcccgggagcggcggcggattctctacaagaatccccacaacgcactcgaagaactcaaaagaaccaagatcttcgacacttcgttttcctttgtcactaatgaatccttaaacgcatctcgttgatggtgtggtccttgctagtgaagcAGTCATTTATTAACTTGAGCTTGGTTTTGGGTTCCAGGAATTTGCAAGTGCAGGGTACAAAGCCAAGCAAGGGGCTCTGTCACTAGCCAAAACTTGTAACTTGGTAACCGGACATGACCAAGCCCCAAACAAATGTTTATCTAAGGCATGAGTGGGTGGATCTGAGATTTATGAGATCTAAATGGATGTAATGCGGATATGCTAAGGGGGAACACCAGCCCATGATTTGTTGTAAGTGCTCTGATGCCATTACAGAGGGCTGAGGTAGCGACTCCGATCTTGAAGGATTGTCCTGAGCAGTAAGCAGGAGAGATGCTGGACAAGGAGAGAACGTGGCGAAAGGGCTGGAGGAACCAGAATGGAGTAACCACAACTTTACTTGGACTCACAGATGAAGGGAAGGTCTTCCTTTGGTAATTGTTTTTTGCCCAGGCTAGACTTTGAAAGGATCCCACCAGAAAATCCCACCCCCTGCACTCAGGCCTCTCTCAAAATCCACTCCCCCAAAACCATGAACGCACACTGTCCCACAAGTGCTGAATTCCAACGATGGAGTCCGAGTCCTCAATAGCAGTGGGAAGAGGAGTGTATCGGTGCATTGTTTTCAACACAACATCTACCAACAACTAGCTACCGTAAGATGATATACCAGAGCAAAACACATCATCACGTCAGAGAGGATGACTGGAAGTCAACCAGCAGTGTTCAAGGAAGTGGAGGCAAAGGCCGATGAAGTGCGAGGGCGACAAGTCAAGGAGCAGTTGTTCTCAGAAAAGATGACATACCTCGAGCAGAAGATCTACAAGCTCAAAGGATAGAACATGAGCAGATCAGCAACTAAAGTAGAACAGTACTTGTGCTTTTTTCTGATAAACACTACAACTAAactagagatgggatttatggctctttgaggggagccggatcttggtgagccgttcctttcaaagagccgttcaaaaaactggctcatttgactgatttttatctttattaagttttaagaagccagcctggtggtaactcattttatcttggaaataatcactgggaggtatgatggggtgagacTTGGAAAAATactgtcctcctcctaattgagaccgctgcagctgctctcctCTTCGAGGTAGGGGCAGTcacgtgtttctgttttgtttggttttttgggttttttttcaggcaaaggcagcgtgcacaactcagACGGcatcatgctacatttgcatatctaataagcaCTGCGCAGCTGGGctgcgctcctccccatgtaacttctctgtcccacttagGGTAGGAGCACACCGTAAtatatttaaaagaagaaaaaaaaagaacggttcccagctgcgactcggTTCCCATCattcatgttaacgagccgttcaatagaatcggtttgttcgtgaacgtcacaacactaaACTAAACGATTTGTGTATGTAAAGTACATTGACCAGGCATGTAAGTTGGACACACAAGTTCCCAAATCAGATTCACATTTTTTAGTAGTTTTCCACAATTCAAATGTTTTGGGGTGcataacaataaacacagttaGTAGGAAAACTGTTAAGAAAGATAAAGGCAACTTCAAGTCAAAAGCATGaatgtataaaaagaaaaatgtcataTAAACTGGGACATCTGTACGTTTTTTCTCCAGGAATGTATAAAGTATTCATTATTGAAAGTGTATATCCTCACAGTATGCTGTGGACAGTCAAGCTCTGTTCCATAAAAAATATCTAATCATGTTGCTCATCTATTGCTCTTTACAGGCCAGAATTCAGGGACTACATTTGGGCAATCTCATAAAGTGCTGGAACTCTGCCCTATACCTATTTATTTGGCATTCTGAATTTACTCCTTGTTTTGCCTTATCTCTAAATTGTTTTAATAGAGTCTTGGAAATGAGAGAATGCCTTTTCTTTACACTTCCATCTTAAACAACAAACCCATTACAATTCTTACGCTTTACATGATGCACTAATAATAACAAATGAATTAGGTAAGACTCTTGTTTATTGAATTTTCCATCATCTCTGCAAAAATTTGACTTGGACTTAAACAACTTTATTGACTATAATAATTACATCAAACTGGACAAGGATGGAGAACTAAATTCATTGGGAGGTATCACTTAAGTcctgagagaagaaagaaagaaagacagaatgaaaaaacgaaagaaagaaagaaagaaagaaagaaagaaagaaagaaaaacgggGTGCACCCTACTACTGctcagcatcacatttcattgaCCATACTAACATTTACATTATCTGGACAGATATTCGGGACTATAAAAGAAATGTGCTGTTAAGACAATGTGGTAAGTAGGGTGACTATCTGGATAGAAATGCACAGTgattattctgttttattttttttgtccccaTCTGATCagtttaaaatgctttttactTAATAGATTTGTATTTCTTCAATTCTTAGTAAAATAGATCAGCTAATGTTTAACCTgcctctgcaacacacacatctaGGGTGTGTTGACTTTCTCTGATCTCCACAGCCACATGCACACCTGTTCCCACTTTCCTCCTCACCTTTCCCTCAAATACACATGCACCTTTAGCTGTTGCTCCCTGCTTTAGTAACCCAGCAGTTTTCTCATGTTACATTTTTGACTGCCAATAACCACATATTATGATGAACAACACAATATTCCTCAATCCCTTTTTCACTTCAGCCATCAGaatttgcatgtgtgttgaaAGAGTCATGTGTCACCATAATAAAATGTCCTTTCCTAACTAGTTGTGAAACCTTCATGTGATGATTTATTTGGAAAGATGGTGTCAAAACCCACTTGATTTGGGCAACTCGAGACAACTGAAGCTTTATTGTGGCTTTCGCTGAACCTAATTTTCACACATTAagaggactgtggatttctgtGGAACAGCAGAGACAAATTAGGTGGATAGCTCGGAGAGGTCAATTGATCAGTGACCGGACTCACTCTTTCCTGGGATTATCAAATCAAGACAAATCAGAGGTATCTCTTAATAGGTAATCATTAAGCTAACTTATATGGTACATGGGACATGAAAGCACAAAAATTGCGATTTTTGACTTGCAAGACATTAATGCTTTTGTTTCTAACGTTTAGTGACAGGTCATGTGTTTATCTTCTAACAGCACCCTGTCTCTAATCTGGTACTCCAGCGCCCTCCAGTTAAGCACGTTCCCTGGAGTGAAGTTTAGATCGTCCATGTAGTTCTGGATCTCACAGGGTGAGAGTACGTAGTCCCACATGTAGACATCAGTCATCATGCCAACAAAAGACTGCTTAAGGTCAAACCCCCCACCATGGGAATCCTGCTCCTGTAGAGATTGTAGAGATTTGAGATGCAGTTAATATATGAAATCTTTACatgaaagacacaaaacaaataaaacacttacagCAATTGTCAAAAGACAGTTAACTATCGTGCTTATTAATACAACTGTACCTGTCCTATGATAATTACAGTAGCCCCTCTGATGTTTGATCCAGAGCTGACAAATTTCCTAATTGAAGGTCGTCCATCAAACCACAGCTGTACCAGTCCAGATGTAGAGTCCCATGTGGTACATATAGAGTGCCACATATTCGGCTTGTAGTCCTGCCCTCGATATTCAGTCTTTTTATCCTTGATATGTGGCTCCATCTCCTTATTTGTCTCATCCCAGAAAATCAGGAAGCTATTGGAGTTAGCGGGTGTGGCCATGGAGAAAAGGATGTGGTCCCTTTTGAGGTCTGTAAAAGACCTGTGGGTATTTTAAAGACACCGTCATGCATAATACTTTTCATAGTCAAATGCTGCGGTGGGTTCTGTAACTCATTTAATTCTACCTGTGACAGACGGTGAGAGCGCTATAATCCTGTCCTGATGCAGTCAGCCTCACATGAGCTGTGTTGGTTTCTTGTGGGAAGGTAAACATTTTACCTGACAGATCTAGAAAGAGACGGagaaaaaatgcattatttcatgttttttcggCATAGATGATCATTTTTGTTATAATTCACTTTCTAGATcatgatcattattattattattattattattactgtttttattgttgttattcagTAAGTGAGTACTCAGTGAAAACAGATATAAGTTGTGTCTATATATGTTCTTGTGTTCAAGCAGAGTCTTCAATGGGTTGCTTTCTGAGGTTTATTAGTTCAAGTTTATAAGACACTTTAAATAGATCACTTGCACTTTGATCAATAATAAATGGATATATAAATATAGTAACTTCTTATCAAGCCATGACAATTTCAGGCTTTCAGCCAGATATATTTCCTTTTTAACAACCTGTTTGCCTAGCTCGATGGCTTCCTTGTGTATCCTGCGTCTGTTGGAGCAGTGGTTTAGCACGCCTTCAAAAATACACATCCACAAGATGCAATATGCATGTAAGCGGTAGGGGGCAGTTCGGGACCAGTATGGTAgatgcaggggcggttctagggggggggcaacaggggccagtgcccccataaCTCTGAGTTTGGACCCCCCTGgtgcccccccgacagggagtctgcatcaataatacaatgacagatttcttgtaatcattttgttttgaagggaaaggcagaaataaagtgtctcagcagtttactacccaatcaaaattgctgaaattgttaacactgttttgtctgaatgagggatttatctttttttccgggttgtatgtgccccctaacaaaaaagccagccccaacctggcccccctatcaaaactggtctagaaccgccactgggtAGATGTAACAGGGTCAACGGTCAGTGAGCATGtaggcagcagcagggacagcaaAACCAAATAATGGCTTACTCCCTCATCACAAGTAACTACCTTGACACATGATTCATTTATTGTATATTTAAGGTGAAAGTCAACTTCTGTGCACAACCATGAAAACCACTGAATTTTGTTGGCACACATGTAGCAATAAGGTTATAAGTGTTGATCCCCATGAGGCCACTCATCATTCAAGATTAATTAGAGAACTGAAAAGCTTTATGGTTTACTTATTGTCAAGCATTTCTTGACTTGAAGTAAAACCTGAGCTCACTTGAGTTAAACAAATTCACATCACTTACTTATGAAGACAACCAAGTTTTAAATCAAAACATACacgattttatttatttttctgtttgtttttttatagcACTGGTTATCATGTCTTAGCTCATTGCATTTTCTTCTCCTTAATTTTGCATTagaaacattttagaaaatgattgataatgtatgtaaaaatgttctgttccgttccgttttcttttccgcttatctgtgagggtcgcgggatgttgccgctttttccccctaaggggttgcggggcttactggggccaaatccagtttcactctatgggcgtaggccagggttcaccctggatgagtcgccagctcatcgcaggacccttactgatggcagtggctgcgttcacaaggtgccaactgcacatcaggagcaactttggggttcagtatcttgctcaaggatacttcgaaaTGTAGCTCAggcccgccctggggagccaggattcgaaccagtgatcttctgatcaccagtcaaccagctctacccactgagccacagccgtaaaaatgtaaaacagtaaaattatTTTGACCAATAAATTTGCTCATACAGAAAAAGATTAGTAATATTGAACACATTCTGCCttattaaaaaaatctgtcattaaTATACTGCAAAAATGTCCTCACATTCAAAGGTAAATTGCAACCGACTCTGACGAACTGCATACACTTGCATGAAACATTACATTTCCGTTtggttttctctctgtgaaATAAGGATTTATTTTTACCTTCGGGAGTTGCAGCACATGCTGTCAGCATCACCGACAGCAGCAAAAACTTCATCTAAaacgaagacaaaaaaagaaacttggTAACTTGGTAAacagtctttctttctttagcGATTCTGATCCACTTTTTAGTTGTGACTTTGTGTGCCAAAGACTGGAATGAATTTTCCTTATTCTGCTACAATAAACATTATAGTGAAAAGCTTACATACAATAGAATCACTTTAATTTCCTATATTTAGCAGTTTTGCATGTGCAGACCTTACCTTGAAATCTGTGTCTGGATTATAGTCATACTGCTGAATAGGGCTTTGAATTTTGTACACTCACTACTTCCCCATTTCCGTGCTTTCTTCCTTAATCTACTTCTGCTTTCTGACATGTGAAAAGCAGTTTTTCCACATGCTTTACACTCTGCTGAATCAACATAATTTACACTGAAAAGTCACTCATGGTTTTGTATTGCAAAAGAAAACTGCTAACCACAGTCTCTCAACATGAGGAACGCCATTAAGctcttttgtcttctttgtttttactaTAACACTTAAATACATCTACTATCTACTATGAACTGTAGGGTACAGTTTGTTCATaaacaagtttgtgtgtgttgttgtgttttgaatgcACACAAGCCTTAGCTACAAATCTACATACATGAAGCAAAGGTTGATCACTCGTGACCAATGTTATCAGCTCTGATAAGTGATACAGTTATCACATGTTATGATAGGTGATAGTCCACGTTCCCTCATTCAATTCTTGATAAGCTAAAATGACATGATACCTATCTGTTCTTTCACTTTAAAGAGGTCATTACTGCTTTGGGGGgttttgcctttcctttatcATGTTATGTGTCATTTGTGTGGGTGTAAAaagtctgcaaagtgaaaaagccctAAGTCCACGCCAAAGGGAGTTACTCTCTCCGTCAGAAGtgcagtggcggctggtgactgaaaaaattggggaggacaggaggaaaaccagtccacggtgtcatgttatttcatCAGTCAACTACTTAtgcctactttcttatattcaatgaaaattaagcaataaaacaatgacttacaagacttctttaaaaaaacattttattaaatggctaatatacaagacaaaaaaaatatcaatatgtgCCTCTACCGGGATTCGTTACCCGGTTGCCTGCATTGCAAGTAACTGCTCTATCCACTGCGCTAATGTTAAGTCCCCTATCAGGATGAACAAAATGAAacctatgaattatctttctgactgctccgctctgatttctccggacagttttttttctttcagaaatgtgcttatatttcctttgaaaccgattccaatatcgctgaaaactccatatttcttgtccgagcatggctggcagtgaaagctgtaaaatacatagaagtattttttgtttacggttgtataaatgtgagaatgaaatttgggaactgttattggaccaacctgctgtcaatcttgtattctggttgctgattggtaagggaggacgtcctcccttagcgcgtcattttacgtgacttagccaatcatagatcagcatgaaaaaatcctgaatgcattgagtgaatggaaggagatccctcccacggaggacagaagccctctgtcctcctctagcccccaccttcctgctccctgctcctctcacagactgctctgtctcctctgtctgcaggtaccgctgttgaaccgttttaagtggattttcttccaaagaagaaacttttttttattatataatatatatatatatataatattttataaatgatactgagatttggtaatgatttatttcaaccagttactctttcttaaaaaaaaattgatcttcctcttgcctctcaaaaatagaggaggaccaacctgctctgcctctatggacgagcctcctctgatatatatatatatggcagcattattttagatcacactaccatGCCCAGCATGACCCTctctactctgcctctgattggctacatcatGCCCATTAAGTAATGCatatgtgcaactctcaactagtgtgtcggtcgcgaacgtgtcgttcaaacgaacaaatcttttgagtgaacgaactgaacggaatcacttcatgaactgattcgttcctttctcagttcagttgagctcagccgcgagcatgccggcCAGGAGTGAaactgccgcgactcactcacacagagaactgtgaggacgtgattcacgttcacaCTGTGATTCGTTTATGATTCGCGAACCGACTGCACACAGAGAattgtcgctgaggacgtgattctcgttcacgtaatgtgctgaaagtggcactgtgtcactcactcactcactcagggcagaggagttgattcaagTTCAGTAActgtactgctaaaattagcgctgtgttgctaacatccgtgtagtatcatgttaagtgattttactgcacagtaaaagtcactcacgttTGTGAACGTGATTCTCAGCaacgcgaatcatgagtgagcAGTTCGTTCAttgaacgacctgctgaggacgtgaatcacgttcgcgctatcactcactcatgattcgcgtcgctgaggacgtgattctcgttcatgtattgtgctgaaagtggcactgtgtcactcactcactcagggcagaggagttgattctcattcagtaaccgtactgctaaaattagcgctgtgttgctaacatccgtgtagcatcatgttaagtgattttactgtgcacagaggacactttcaccgtgtaataattttagtgcgtgtataccactcaaagcagcgctgcatctcccgcgaatgattgtgtactatagtccgtgaacgcactgtccctcagtaagtgaacgtgaacctcagggctgaatcatgaactgaatgacagatcgtttggctgtttatcacttcagggagttggagagcacagAAAGATttggtgaacgaatcttttgaacaaatcattttaatgaacggattctagagattcacagtacagtaaaaagagctgccgttcccatcactactcTCAACAAAGTTTCCACTGAGGCGAGATGCCCCACTCTGTAGCTAAAAAAGAGTGTTCAAGAAATAGAGCGATAAGGGAtgctgcagcaatgcaccatatgtgaaaaatgtgttttttgaaaattaaagtataTAGGCCTAAAGCCATTATACTCGGACTCCCAATTTGAATTATGAACTTGAAAATTAGAATATTATAACCTATTTGAGATGCATATGGGTCTTCTTGTGTGCCGTCTCAGCCAGCAGTAGGCCAATAGCAGTAACAAAGCAGCTTTCATTGAGTGGTAGTGCATTTGTTTGTACTTGCGCTTGTGTATTTCTGGTGTTTGGAAGTTGTTATAATTAggctttgttgcatttttaaccATACTCGTATTGTCAGGCTGCCCTGAATTTACTGTATAAAGTCACTTTATCCACTGGTGGTAAGCAAACACCATTTGCACCTTTTTAGttttacaaaaaactaaaataagaGACTGAGTGAGACGAGAGGGAAATATAGAATACCACTTTATAAAATTTCTAAGGATATGATTTATAGCCTATAATATTTTCCTTGGAAATAAAATTACagaaaaaggttaaaaaggttAAGTGTACAGGTTGTTGGTTTATCAGCTATCATCACTTTGTCATTTGCTCCCCAGAGTGAAGTTTAGACCATCCATGTAGTGCCTGATCTCACAGAGTCAAAGGATGTAGTCCCATCAGACATTATGTCCTCCACACTGTGGGTACATTAGACACACTGTATGGAGGATATCATGTGAGTGAGACAGTTTGCCTAGCAGGTACTCAAAAAGTGCAGATGTATGATGCTGCAGTACCAGCAAGGGGCGATAAtgatgggagaaaaaaacaggtgGTTTATGTGGAAGACTGAACTGTAGTCAGTAGTCGTCAATGACTGCCAAACCACAatctttttctaaacctaaACAAGGAGTGTTGATGCCTTTGTTTTAAAAGTCCAACTATTTTTTGCTAACTTGACCACAGAATGAGGTCGGGGATAATCTGTCGTGTAATCTAAGATGTGCAGCGATGTTGAgtgttgttttcagtgacaCCATTGCTGGTATCTCTTTGGCATGATCACAGATTGCAGCACGGGAATCCTGCTCCTGTAGAGATAGCAGATAAAAAGCATTAACACTGACGACAATCCTTACTTCTGTCTAATAAATACAATAGAGACATTTGGcacattaaaacatgaatgCTTAGCAGTACCTAATTATAGTGGGAAGACCGATGTTTGATCCAAAGATGACAAATTTCCCAAGTGAAGGTTGTCCATCAAATCACAGCTGCACCAGTTCAGACAAGGCGTCCCATGTGGAACACATAATATTTGATAAATTGCATGTATTACAGGAAGATATTTTGAGAGAAATGATTTTGCACAGTTCTATTTAGGCATTTGTGGTAAAGGTCCTTGTACAGAATTTAATGGACACGTTGCAAAGTATAAACAACTGATTTCTGCAGTCTGGATGGCTTACATGGAAGGACTGCTCCCCATGTGGCCAAACCATCATTCATGATTCATGAAAAAAAGACTTTGACGCTCTGAGGAAGCTTTCTAAAACCCAGTCAATCACAAGTCCCATACAAAGAGAGAGAATATCATTAACAAAATCCTTTTTGATATCCTGCTTAGCGTTTTAGCTTATTTATTGTTTGGTccactttctttttgtttcgCCCAAGTTAATATACGTGGATTAGTtctgttttgaaaataattcCCTCTTGGAAAAGGAATGAGCATTGAGGCAAGCCAATGTATGTCAGAGTTCATTTCTACAATTCAGTCCTCAGAATAAACTCATTAGTTTCACCTATTAAATTACAGTGAGAAATGTTTTTGCATT of Sparus aurata chromosome 17, fSpaAur1.1, whole genome shotgun sequence contains these proteins:
- the LOC115567641 gene encoding C-reactive protein-like, translating into MKFLLLSVMLTACAATPEDLSGKMFTFPQETNTAHVRLTASGQDYSALTVCHRSFTDLKRDHILFSMATPANSNSFLIFWDETNKEMEPHIKDKKTEYRGQDYKPNMWHSICTTWDSTSGLVQLWFDGRPSIRKFVSSGSNIRGATVIIIGQEQDSHGGGFDLKQSFVGMMTDVYMWDYVLSPCEIQNYMDDLNFTPGNVLNWRALEYQIRDRVLLEDKHMTCH